The following proteins are co-located in the Bathymodiolus thermophilus thioautotrophic gill symbiont genome:
- a CDS encoding FG-GAP-like repeat-containing protein, with the protein MQVKTQKQVTTLQNKAQKVANKLNEEVITITKGVQHIQVQAGVAYQLNTKDFDTKKLNLIAKKVSDDLEVALEEGVVIFDNYFNICATELSCLVSLPAKDNGLYHIVADAFFTLEDGTQVVYFYGEQSIVSTESSTTSEDSGQSFGDIITSNIEIAIAAAVAVIAIIVSSSSSDDDKRTLDDPEIKIVGTIHNNVNQITVKAESGSKITVVFSANNETVTRVIESASGDAQNFSPLTETELNKLGSGSIKMTVTLTKDGAKESTSTSNFMLDIVAPSKPTIEVVATDDVINFSEKGTTITGTTEADSTVMLSIGNNNKQATVTGTTWVYTLTDSDITALGQGSEKIITATATDAAGNATVSENKVVVVDTLKPQPTISLVEDTGSNNTDKITNNKAVSVSDLENNATRTYSLTKNGNQIDGVTDAATYNAYMNGGSEGSKIDDAVYKLTITDTDVAGNVGDTTFEFTLDTTAPNKPTINMVATDDMVNASEKDAVNITGTAVANSTIMLAIGNQSTSVGVAGDGTWTHTLDATGLDQGSIIITATATDIAGNAIVSDDKVIVLDTIDPIMMSADQSTTVYTSTGAPSGTIVFNAKMTNLVGGVEDEGITYSIKEGLGDNASKFSITSDTGYLAYNTKQDLAHNDDTVTIIATDMAGNTREQSVTVSVVDATLATTVAWSNSGTDAVININEMKTMALGGTVSGNPGTGLQITSIVFKQGDAVIYTIDSSLPVINETDKTWALANDDTWISKLTDGDYTVAVNLSGDNASIGLGVSTAITVDMVIPMATMAKARVLVSGEVSVMSSEKGTAYLVEQGANISSDFTKTDFDGLVTSGTAINAGVLANSHTVMSTTNMSSGSYVLYVISESGNVSSPAANQIDIIAGNSLGVTDNNDALLIGGTSDDTIEGGTGNDALIGGAGDDTLIGGAGSDAITGGVGNDTLTGGTGVDTFFYTKTTAGNDTIEDFTLGSNGDKLDFSELLLAHSFAQLQKEVNVTDSNGDTAGGDLIIKVKVGNTSDNYDGTNPDFTITLKNVGSTGTTDLMALLADNFIINTPPVVESWAIGSSPSGQLGFGKGDVVTLTLTFNEALQLGDITGSKVVIGAKEFELKKDESTTAGNNKLVFQYTVVEGDNISSVDFNVNLSTMILNNIKGVDNNQLTFADETVKLGNRLLFSEEIGNNNPFDGIDVGVFSKPTFADINNDGKLDLIVGSSTNTLEYFQNTSSQGVLSYTKISDNSNPFKDVIGAQRELTPAFADINDDGVLELLVGGRNVRDESSGNGGNSFYYYVKDSTSGQYVEASIRTSYFNFSDTLANGSTSPTFVDIDGDGDLDLISGQLSGGILYYKNVGTKQTPVFEQKKGDGNPFNGLDIAQFNVAQFIHPTFGDVDGDGDLDLVVGSTRSVNGVNASVLDYYQNIGTSENPVYEKQSNSSNPFDGVEVSHGTPVLVDVDGDGYLDVITGESGGTLQYFRNQTFFVDTTAPTATITVTTILVSANISVMSSESGTAYLVKQDTSIPTDATKVYFDGLDSSIAASVKVSAMNEISLSTTSNMTPGSYILYTIDEAGNISSPTTNQIEIVDADDNTLTGTDSADILIGGTGNDTLNGGIGHDTLSGGAGDDTINGGAGNDTLAGNADNDTLSGGTGDDTIDGGTGNDTLSGNADDDILSGGDGNDNLDGGADNDKLIGGSGADTLTGGEGADIFDYDAYADSLKANCDTIVDFNVMEDKLDFSDLFTAYRAGPILSNLSKYINATVDDSDEANVNLYIASRGITDDGIVDSSNANALIKFTVADAVAQNALVAALNNNTFDEYIF; encoded by the coding sequence ATGCAAGTAAAAACACAAAAGCAAGTTACAACATTGCAAAATAAAGCGCAGAAAGTCGCTAACAAACTTAATGAAGAAGTTATTACTATCACCAAGGGCGTTCAACACATTCAAGTTCAAGCAGGTGTGGCTTATCAATTAAACACCAAAGATTTTGACACGAAAAAATTAAATTTAATCGCTAAAAAAGTCAGTGACGATTTAGAGGTAGCACTAGAAGAGGGCGTTGTCATCTTTGACAACTATTTTAATATTTGTGCAACTGAGTTATCTTGCTTAGTTTCCCTACCTGCCAAAGACAATGGACTTTACCACATTGTTGCTGATGCATTCTTTACTTTAGAAGATGGTACACAAGTTGTGTATTTTTATGGCGAGCAATCTATTGTTTCCACAGAATCTAGCACAACAAGTGAGGATAGCGGTCAAAGTTTTGGGGATATTATCACTTCAAATATAGAAATAGCAATTGCGGCTGCGGTTGCAGTTATTGCGATTATTGTTAGCAGCAGCAGTAGTGACGACGATAAAAGAACCTTAGATGATCCAGAAATTAAAATAGTAGGAACGATACACAACAATGTAAATCAAATTACAGTGAAGGCAGAATCAGGCAGCAAAATAACCGTTGTCTTTTCTGCAAACAATGAGACTGTTACTAGGGTAATTGAATCTGCCTCAGGTGATGCACAAAATTTTTCACCTTTAACAGAAACCGAACTCAATAAATTAGGTAGTGGCTCAATCAAGATGACAGTTACCTTAACTAAAGATGGCGCCAAGGAATCTACAAGCACTAGTAACTTTATGCTTGATATTGTGGCACCAAGTAAGCCAACGATTGAAGTAGTGGCTACAGATGATGTGATTAATTTTTCCGAGAAAGGTACAACTATTACTGGCACAACGGAGGCTGATAGTACTGTTATGTTGTCTATTGGTAATAACAACAAACAGGCGACAGTTACAGGCACAACTTGGGTTTATACCTTAACAGATTCTGATATTACTGCCTTAGGTCAGGGTTCAGAAAAAATTATCACTGCAACTGCGACTGACGCTGCGGGTAACGCAACCGTATCAGAGAATAAAGTTGTTGTGGTTGATACACTCAAACCCCAACCCACAATTTCTTTAGTAGAAGACACGGGTAGTAATAACACTGATAAGATAACCAATAACAAAGCGGTATCCGTTTCGGATCTTGAAAACAACGCTACTCGCACTTATAGTTTAACGAAAAATGGCAACCAGATTGATGGTGTTACCGATGCAGCAACTTATAATGCCTATATGAATGGCGGCAGTGAAGGTAGCAAGATAGATGATGCTGTCTATAAGCTTACTATTACTGATACTGATGTTGCAGGTAATGTTGGCGATACTACATTTGAATTTACGCTTGATACAACGGCACCAAATAAGCCAACAATCAACATGGTGGCTACAGATGATATGGTTAATGCTTCCGAGAAAGACGCAGTAAATATTACTGGTACAGCAGTAGCCAACAGCACTATTATGTTAGCTATCGGCAATCAGAGTACATCGGTGGGAGTTGCAGGAGATGGCACATGGACGCACACTCTTGATGCCACTGGCTTGGATCAAGGTTCAATAATTATCACTGCAACTGCAACTGACATTGCGGGCAATGCAATCGTATCAGATGATAAAGTTATTGTGCTTGACACTATAGACCCGATAATGATGAGCGCAGATCAATCTACTACAGTTTATACTTCTACTGGAGCACCTAGTGGAACTATTGTTTTTAACGCTAAAATGACCAACCTTGTAGGTGGTGTTGAGGATGAAGGTATTACTTATAGTATAAAAGAGGGTTTGGGAGATAATGCCAGTAAATTTTCAATTACTTCTGACACTGGATACTTGGCTTACAACACAAAGCAAGATTTAGCACATAATGACGATACAGTTACCATTATTGCTACTGATATGGCAGGCAACACAAGAGAGCAGAGCGTTACTGTGTCAGTAGTAGATGCTACCTTAGCAACTACAGTTGCTTGGAGTAATTCTGGGACTGATGCTGTTATCAATATTAATGAAATGAAAACAATGGCTTTAGGTGGTACAGTTAGCGGAAATCCTGGAACAGGCTTACAAATTACCAGTATTGTTTTTAAACAAGGTGATGCCGTTATTTACACCATAGATTCTTCTCTTCCAGTTATTAATGAAACTGACAAAACTTGGGCTTTAGCCAACGACGACACTTGGATTTCAAAACTTACTGATGGTGATTATACTGTTGCTGTTAATCTTTCTGGTGATAATGCTAGTATTGGTTTAGGCGTATCAACAGCGATAACGGTTGATATGGTCATTCCAATGGCAACGATGGCAAAAGCAAGAGTTTTGGTTTCAGGCGAAGTTTCTGTTATGAGTAGTGAAAAAGGTACGGCTTATTTGGTTGAACAAGGTGCCAATATTTCTTCCGACTTTACTAAGACTGACTTTGATGGCTTAGTAACCAGTGGTACGGCAATAAATGCGGGAGTTTTGGCTAATAGCCATACAGTTATGTCAACCACAAATATGAGCTCAGGTAGTTATGTTCTTTATGTTATTAGCGAATCAGGCAATGTCTCAAGCCCTGCTGCAAATCAAATTGACATCATTGCTGGCAATAGTTTAGGGGTTACTGATAATAATGATGCCTTATTAATAGGTGGCACTAGCGATGATACGATTGAAGGTGGCACTGGCAATGATGCTCTAATAGGTGGCGCTGGTGACGATACTCTGATTGGTGGCGCTGGCAGTGATGCGATTACTGGTGGCGTTGGTAACGATACTTTAACAGGTGGCACAGGTGTAGATACTTTCTTTTACACAAAAACAACAGCTGGCAACGATACCATTGAGGATTTCACATTGGGTAGTAATGGTGATAAGTTGGATTTTAGCGAACTATTATTGGCTCACTCATTTGCTCAACTTCAAAAAGAAGTCAATGTAACAGACAGTAATGGCGACACTGCTGGTGGCGATCTTATTATTAAAGTTAAAGTAGGCAATACTTCTGATAATTATGACGGTACCAACCCAGACTTCACAATTACTTTAAAAAATGTGGGCAGCACTGGCACTACTGACCTAATGGCTTTATTGGCTGACAACTTTATTATAAATACCCCCCCTGTCGTTGAATCATGGGCAATTGGTTCATCACCATCAGGTCAACTTGGTTTCGGCAAAGGTGATGTCGTTACCTTAACTTTGACATTTAATGAGGCATTGCAACTAGGTGATATAACAGGCTCTAAAGTAGTAATTGGTGCCAAAGAATTTGAGTTAAAAAAAGACGAATCCACTACTGCTGGCAACAATAAATTGGTGTTCCAATACACTGTAGTAGAAGGTGATAACATTAGTTCTGTTGATTTTAATGTTAATCTATCTACAATGATACTTAATAATATAAAGGGTGTTGACAACAACCAACTTACCTTTGCTGACGAGACAGTCAAACTTGGTAATCGATTATTATTCTCTGAAGAAATAGGCAATAACAATCCTTTTGATGGCATAGATGTGGGTGTTTTTAGTAAGCCGACCTTTGCTGATATTAATAACGATGGCAAGTTGGATTTGATAGTCGGGAGTTCAACTAATACGCTTGAATACTTCCAAAATACAAGTTCTCAAGGAGTGCTTAGTTATACAAAAATATCAGACAACAGCAATCCTTTTAAGGATGTTATTGGGGCTCAGAGGGAATTAACCCCAGCTTTTGCTGATATTAATGATGATGGTGTTTTAGAACTGCTAGTAGGTGGTAGAAATGTAAGAGACGAAAGTTCTGGTAATGGAGGCAACAGCTTCTACTACTATGTAAAAGACTCGACCAGCGGTCAATATGTAGAGGCATCAATCAGAACTTCTTATTTTAATTTTTCTGATACTTTGGCGAACGGGTCTACTTCCCCAACTTTTGTTGATATTGATGGCGATGGTGATCTTGATTTAATATCAGGTCAATTATCGGGTGGCATACTCTACTACAAAAATGTGGGCACAAAGCAAACACCTGTTTTCGAACAGAAAAAAGGTGATGGCAATCCTTTTAATGGTCTTGATATAGCACAGTTCAATGTAGCACAGTTCATCCACCCAACCTTTGGCGATGTTGATGGCGATGGCGATTTGGATTTAGTGGTAGGTAGCACAAGAAGTGTGAATGGGGTTAATGCAAGTGTACTTGATTATTACCAAAACATAGGCACTAGTGAGAATCCTGTTTATGAAAAACAATCAAACAGCAGTAATCCTTTTGATGGTGTTGAGGTAAGTCATGGTACTCCAGTTTTGGTTGATGTTGATGGTGATGGTTATTTGGATGTAATAACTGGCGAATCTGGCGGTACCCTTCAATACTTCCGCAACCAGACTTTCTTTGTTGATACTACTGCTCCAACAGCAACAATAACAGTAACAACAATTTTGGTTTCAGCCAACATTTCTGTTATGAGTAGCGAGAGCGGAACGGCTTATTTGGTTAAACAAGACACCAGTATTCCTACTGATGCCACTAAGGTTTACTTTGATGGTTTGGACAGTAGCATAGCAGCAAGTGTAAAAGTTTCAGCTATGAATGAAATAAGTCTATCGACCACAAGTAATATGACTCCAGGTAGTTATATTCTTTACACTATTGACGAAGCAGGCAATATTTCAAGCCCCACTACAAATCAAATTGAGATTGTTGATGCTGACGACAATACCTTAACGGGCACTGATAGTGCTGATATCCTAATAGGTGGTACTGGCAACGACACCCTGAATGGTGGTATTGGTCACGACACCCTTTCTGGTGGCGCTGGCGACGATACTATTAATGGTGGTGCTGGCAATGATACCCTTGCTGGTAATGCTGACAACGACACCCTTTCTGGTGGCACTGGCGACGATACTATTGATGGCGGTACTGGTAACGATACCCTTTCTGGTAATGCTGACGACGACATCCTTTCTGGTGGCGATGGTAATGACAACCTTGACGGTGGTGCTGACAATGATAAGCTTATTGGTGGTTCTGGTGCTGATACTTTGACAGGTGGTGAGGGTGCAGATATCTTTGATTACGATGCTTATGCTGATAGTTTAAAGGCTAATTGCGATACCATTGTTGACTTTAATGTTATGGAAGATAAATTAGATTTTAGTGATCTCTTTACTGCGTATCGTGCTGGACCGATTCTAAGTAATTTATCTAAATACATTAACGCCACAGTTGATGATAGTGATGAAGCTAATGTTAACCTCTATATTGCTTCTCGTGGTATTACTGATGATGGTATTGTAGATAGTTCTAATGCAAATGCGCTGATTAAATTCACTGTAGCTGATGCTGTCGCTCAAAATGCGCTTGTTGCAGCACTTAACAATAACACTTTTGATGAATATATCTTTTAA
- a CDS encoding adenylate kinase: MKKIAVFGKSGGGKSVFSKKLSLATGIPFFPLDLIEYSKSGEKVSKDEYLQKYHDILNTEFWIIEGFGTMETFIKRLQEADTLIYINLPMRIHYWRVTKRLLLSPFIKPEGWPDKSPMIRSTYNCYVHLFGVAPKFWNANFLKRLESMSQEKTVHHLSSTKELNKFIEQSMQPEAKK, translated from the coding sequence ATGAAAAAAATAGCAGTATTTGGCAAAAGCGGTGGCGGTAAATCCGTATTTAGCAAAAAACTATCTTTGGCGACTGGCATACCATTTTTCCCACTTGACCTTATAGAATATTCAAAAAGCGGGGAAAAAGTTTCTAAAGATGAATATTTGCAAAAGTATCACGATATTTTGAACACTGAATTCTGGATAATTGAAGGTTTTGGCACCATGGAAACTTTTATAAAGCGCCTACAAGAAGCCGATACATTGATATATATAAACCTTCCAATGCGGATACATTATTGGCGAGTTACAAAGCGCCTTCTCTTAAGTCCATTTATCAAACCCGAAGGCTGGCCTGACAAAAGCCCAATGATACGCAGCACCTATAATTGTTATGTCCATCTATTTGGCGTTGCGCCGAAGTTTTGGAATGCTAATTTTTTAAAGCGATTAGAAAGTATGTCTCAAGAGAAAACTGTGCACCACTTATCTTCAACAAAAGAACTTAATAAGTTTATTGAACAATCCATGCAACCAGAGGCTAAGAAATAA
- the mog gene encoding molybdopterin adenylyltransferase translates to MKKTNNKQQTTIKVGFITISDRAARGEYEDIGGPAMQTWINNALLSPYEIATTIIEDEQTLIERTMIDFADHQNCNLILTTGGTGPTTRDVTPEATHAVCERIFDGFAEQMRAVSLRTVPTAILSRQTAGTRGKSLIINLPGKPEAIAVCLGAIFLAVPKCLELLDNSNIQIDLDFVEKNFG, encoded by the coding sequence ATGAAAAAAACCAACAACAAGCAACAAACAACCATTAAAGTAGGCTTTATCACCATTTCCGACCGTGCCGCACGGGGGGAATACGAAGATATTGGCGGCCCTGCCATGCAAACTTGGATTAACAACGCCCTACTTTCACCTTATGAAATAGCCACCACCATCATCGAAGACGAACAAACATTAATTGAACGCACTATGATAGATTTTGCCGATCATCAAAACTGCAACCTCATCCTCACCACTGGCGGCACCGGCCCGACCACTCGTGATGTTACCCCCGAAGCCACACATGCCGTCTGTGAGCGTATTTTTGATGGGTTTGCAGAACAAATGCGCGCTGTGAGCCTACGCACAGTCCCCACAGCAATCCTATCACGCCAAACCGCAGGCACTCGTGGTAAGAGTTTAATCATCAATTTACCAGGAAAGCCAGAGGCAATTGCCGTGTGTTTAGGGGCAATATTTTTAGCAGTGCCAAAATGTTTGGAATTATTAGACAATTCAAATATTCAAATTGACTTGGATTTTGTTGAAAAAAACTTTGGTTAA
- the mobA gene encoding molybdenum cofactor guanylyltransferase MobA: protein MIDKSNLTAVILAGGRSSRMIGEDKGLILLNGKPMIAYVATVVKEKVGHLFISANRNIEQYQEYGKVITDALDDFQGPLAGILQALQSANTDYLLIFPCDAPLLNKVAVDQLLNSMRQDMDIGVADDGIRMHPTMMIVKTKLAQNLVDFLASGQRKLGLWVEQNNFLKIDLSAYPEIFTNLNTPEDFNKCLTPNTSFD from the coding sequence ATGATTGACAAAAGTAACCTTACCGCCGTCATATTAGCAGGTGGGCGCTCAAGTCGGATGATTGGTGAAGACAAAGGTTTGATTTTATTAAATGGCAAACCGATGATTGCTTATGTGGCAACTGTTGTAAAAGAAAAAGTTGGACACTTATTCATCAGCGCTAATCGCAATATTGAGCAATATCAAGAATACGGCAAAGTCATTACTGATGCACTGGATGATTTTCAAGGGCCATTAGCAGGCATTTTGCAGGCACTTCAAAGTGCAAATACCGATTATTTATTAATTTTCCCCTGCGATGCACCATTGCTCAACAAAGTGGCTGTAGATCAATTACTCAATTCCATGCGCCAAGATATGGATATAGGCGTGGCAGATGATGGCATTAGAATGCACCCAACGATGATGATTGTCAAAACGAAATTGGCACAAAATTTAGTTGATTTTTTGGCATCTGGACAAAGGAAATTAGGCTTGTGGGTTGAGCAAAATAATTTCCTTAAAATTGATTTATCCGCTTATCCAGAAATATTCACCAATCTAAACACCCCAGAAGATTTTAACAAGTGCCTTACTCCCAACACTTCGTTTGATTGA
- the glp gene encoding gephyrin-like molybdotransferase Glp, translating into MNKKKIDNTCNQASQPLLSTHDALEFLLNASIVNTHTHTVALDDALRQILAHDIRANINVPEFDNSAMDGYAIALKPEQISVPGILNFKITDRIQAGSTGNTLAPGCAARIFTGAPIPQGANTVIMQEVCEVSKEGGYIETWQPLSLDENIRPLGNDIQSGAVILNKGRQLKAQDIALAASIGVKELEVFKPLKVGLFFTGDELINPGETLKKGEIFNSNRYALVALLTQLNCDIVNLGNIKDNFSATLDALSTLADDCDLIITTGGVSVGEEDHVKPAVEKLGKLSLWRIKMKPGKPLAFGHIGKSAFIGLPGNPVSAMVTFFLFAQPFIKKMQGISNYKNQPIPVQANFDWLRPRPRREFVRVRLDQTTTPASASLYPKQGSDVLSSIVWADGLLEIPENSTFAQGEILNYYPLT; encoded by the coding sequence ATGAATAAGAAAAAAATTGACAATACCTGTAACCAAGCATCACAACCTTTACTCAGCACGCACGATGCCTTAGAATTTTTACTCAATGCATCAATCGTTAACACCCATACCCATACCGTTGCGTTGGATGATGCTTTGCGACAAATATTAGCACACGATATTCGTGCCAACATCAATGTGCCAGAATTTGACAATAGCGCTATGGATGGCTATGCAATTGCCTTAAAACCCGAACAAATTAGCGTACCTGGGATATTAAATTTCAAAATAACCGATAGAATTCAAGCAGGCAGCACAGGCAACACGCTTGCCCCCGGCTGTGCTGCCAGGATTTTTACTGGCGCACCTATTCCACAGGGTGCCAATACCGTTATTATGCAAGAAGTGTGTGAAGTCTCAAAAGAGGGGGGCTATATCGAAACTTGGCAACCCTTATCCTTAGATGAAAACATTAGGCCGCTGGGCAATGACATTCAATCGGGTGCTGTTATTTTGAACAAAGGACGACAACTTAAAGCACAGGATATTGCGCTTGCAGCGTCTATTGGCGTCAAGGAATTAGAGGTTTTTAAACCATTAAAAGTGGGATTATTCTTCACAGGCGATGAGTTAATCAACCCCGGTGAAACTTTAAAAAAGGGCGAAATATTTAATTCTAATCGCTATGCCTTGGTCGCCCTACTCACACAACTGAATTGCGACATTGTCAATCTGGGTAATATCAAAGATAATTTTAGTGCAACACTTGATGCACTCAGCACACTGGCTGATGACTGCGATTTAATCATCACCACCGGTGGCGTGTCTGTTGGCGAAGAAGACCATGTCAAACCTGCAGTAGAAAAACTCGGCAAACTTTCTTTATGGCGTATCAAAATGAAACCTGGAAAACCCTTAGCCTTTGGTCATATCGGCAAATCTGCCTTTATTGGTTTGCCAGGCAATCCCGTGTCCGCTATGGTTACTTTCTTCTTATTTGCACAGCCTTTTATTAAGAAAATGCAAGGCATCAGCAACTATAAAAACCAACCCATCCCAGTACAAGCTAATTTTGACTGGCTCAGACCCCGCCCCCGACGAGAGTTTGTTAGAGTCCGCTTAGACCAGACCACAACACCCGCCTCAGCCAGCCTCTACCCCAAACAAGGCTCCGATGTATTAAGTTCCATTGTTTGGGCAGATGGTTTGCTAGAAATACCAGAAAATAGCACCTTTGCCCAAGGGGAAATACTTAATTATTACCCCTTAACTTAA
- a CDS encoding molybdenum cofactor biosynthesis protein MoaE: MDKISVQQEDFDLSIEVNLAREEDSGIGAVVSFVGTVRDLDGKPLSKMTLEHYPKMTEKALSAIVNQAHKRWILGNITVIHRVGDLPVNAQIVLVIATSKHRKSAFEACEFVMDYLKTQAPFWKKEHTKSGSHWVQAKTTDVNQTKCWE; the protein is encoded by the coding sequence ATGGATAAAATAAGCGTTCAGCAAGAAGATTTTGATTTGAGTATTGAGGTTAATCTCGCTAGAGAAGAAGATAGTGGCATTGGTGCGGTGGTTAGTTTTGTTGGCACAGTGCGTGATTTGGATGGCAAGCCATTGAGTAAAATGACGCTTGAACATTATCCAAAAATGACTGAAAAGGCTTTGTCTGCCATTGTCAATCAAGCACATAAGCGCTGGATATTAGGCAATATTACTGTCATTCATCGTGTGGGTGATTTGCCAGTAAATGCGCAAATTGTGTTGGTTATTGCCACTAGTAAGCATCGAAAATCGGCTTTTGAAGCATGTGAATTTGTGATGGATTATCTTAAAACGCAAGCGCCTTTTTGGAAAAAAGAGCATACCAAAAGTGGCAGTCATTGGGTGCAGGCAAAAACCACGGATGTCAATCAAACGAAGTGTTGGGAGTAA